Proteins co-encoded in one Alcanivorax sp. genomic window:
- a CDS encoding vanadium-dependent haloperoxidase, with protein sequence MHMLRRTRKAAFALVTALAVGQAHSFDFDTGNAPAEVIIPTIIPVILEDVSPGASDATLVLRNTTLVTNAWFDAIAPYHPTAVGVYTRHAHRLSEPTDSEKNTAIFYASYQVMKSLHPNRMATWDAMMNSVGLDPSDDSTDPNTPVGLGNLAGMNVVLNRENDGMNQLGNIAADGTPAKYHRVPYQDYTGYVPKNPANKLLFPSKWQPAQVSTGNGLFKVQQFVTPQLKNVTPYSYNSPKRFRAPKPWNSFVLNWSGYVNQAQAVLEASANLTEQQKLKAEFFDNKFRSLGFSALQAAGLNQLTLMEFVQLDFLVNVAAFDTAIAIWQEKYRHDAVRPFSAIGFIWGDSPVTSWGGPGLGTVNDMPANQWQSYMKVADHPEYPSASASFCAAHALAARQFLGNDNLFWHVPVPAGQSVVEPGITPAADTEIVFNTWTEFEQDCGESRVWGGVHFPDAVPAGQAIGHRIGALAYDFVMDHIEGTP encoded by the coding sequence ATGCACATGCTCCGTCGGACCAGGAAGGCGGCCTTCGCCCTGGTGACAGCCCTTGCCGTGGGCCAGGCCCACAGCTTTGATTTCGACACCGGCAACGCCCCGGCAGAAGTCATTATTCCCACCATCATCCCGGTCATTCTGGAAGACGTCTCACCGGGCGCTAGCGACGCCACTCTGGTGCTGCGCAACACCACCCTGGTGACCAATGCCTGGTTTGATGCCATCGCCCCCTATCACCCCACCGCTGTCGGCGTGTACACCCGACATGCCCATCGACTGAGCGAACCCACCGACAGCGAGAAGAACACCGCGATTTTCTATGCCAGCTACCAGGTGATGAAGAGCCTGCACCCCAACCGCATGGCCACCTGGGACGCCATGATGAACAGCGTCGGCCTGGACCCCTCGGATGACAGCACCGACCCGAACACGCCCGTGGGGCTGGGTAACCTGGCTGGCATGAATGTGGTGCTGAACCGGGAAAACGATGGCATGAACCAGCTGGGCAACATTGCCGCTGATGGCACGCCAGCCAAATACCATCGGGTCCCCTATCAGGATTACACCGGTTACGTACCCAAGAACCCCGCCAACAAACTGCTCTTCCCGAGTAAATGGCAACCCGCCCAGGTCTCTACCGGGAATGGCCTGTTCAAGGTTCAACAGTTTGTCACCCCGCAACTGAAGAACGTGACGCCCTATTCCTACAACAGCCCCAAACGATTCCGGGCACCGAAACCCTGGAACAGTTTCGTGCTGAACTGGAGCGGCTATGTGAACCAGGCACAGGCGGTCCTTGAGGCCTCAGCCAACCTCACCGAACAGCAGAAACTGAAAGCCGAGTTCTTTGACAACAAATTCCGTAGCCTGGGCTTCTCCGCACTGCAGGCAGCCGGCCTTAACCAACTCACATTGATGGAATTCGTTCAGCTGGACTTTCTGGTGAATGTGGCCGCCTTTGATACCGCCATCGCTATCTGGCAAGAAAAATATCGGCACGATGCGGTGCGCCCGTTCAGCGCCATTGGCTTTATCTGGGGCGACAGCCCGGTAACCAGCTGGGGCGGCCCGGGCCTGGGCACCGTGAATGACATGCCCGCCAACCAGTGGCAGAGCTACATGAAGGTGGCCGATCACCCGGAATACCCCTCTGCCTCTGCCAGTTTCTGCGCTGCCCATGCGCTGGCCGCGCGACAGTTTCTTGGCAATGACAACCTGTTCTGGCACGTACCTGTACCGGCAGGGCAGTCCGTGGTGGAACCCGGCATCACCCCGGCAGCCGACACCGAGATCGTGTTCAACACCTGGACCGAATTTGAGCAAGACTGTGGGGAATCAAGGGTGTGGGGCGGCGTGCATTTCCCCGATGCGGTGCCGGCCGGTCAGGCCATTGGGCACCGGATTGGCGCCCTGGCCTATGATTTTGTCATGGACCATATTGAGGGAACGCCGTAA
- a CDS encoding IS110 family transposase, which yields MQVARSIVGIDVAKAELVIHFQGQTFTIENTPKAIKHWLKSLPCSCEIAIEATGTYHMAVIELAHAKGHHIYVIDASRLSSYRKGTGGRAKTDASDAQLLARHLQREKEDLRRWSPPPKAYRTLQTLLRRRAALIKARTMIQQSLGGEKILKASLTRLISQINSLDTLIQKHLRNTVREAGLCDQVQRCKSLEGVGDLTAYALVMAFLRGDFRNSDAFVAFLGMDVHVKDSGTRTGKRKLTKKGDSETRRLLYCAAMAARKSARWAGVYQGYLDRGLAKTQALVILARKLVRIAFALMKSRTDYVSMPAS from the coding sequence ATGCAAGTAGCAAGATCTATCGTCGGCATCGACGTCGCCAAGGCCGAGTTGGTCATTCATTTCCAGGGCCAGACGTTCACCATCGAGAACACCCCCAAAGCCATTAAACACTGGCTCAAGAGCCTGCCATGCTCCTGTGAGATCGCCATTGAGGCCACAGGGACTTACCACATGGCAGTCATCGAGTTGGCCCATGCCAAAGGGCACCACATTTACGTCATTGATGCTTCACGTCTCAGCAGCTACCGCAAGGGAACAGGCGGCCGAGCTAAAACAGACGCCTCTGACGCCCAGCTGCTTGCCCGCCATCTGCAGAGAGAGAAGGAGGATCTGCGCCGTTGGAGCCCGCCGCCCAAGGCGTATCGAACACTGCAGACACTGCTACGCCGCCGCGCGGCGCTGATCAAGGCGCGAACCATGATCCAACAGAGCCTGGGTGGCGAAAAGATTCTCAAGGCGAGCCTGACAAGGCTGATCTCACAGATCAACAGTCTGGATACACTAATCCAGAAGCATCTTCGCAACACCGTAAGAGAGGCAGGGCTCTGCGATCAGGTACAACGCTGCAAATCTCTGGAAGGTGTGGGCGATCTGACGGCTTACGCCTTGGTCATGGCCTTCCTGCGAGGAGACTTCCGCAACAGCGACGCCTTCGTCGCCTTCCTGGGGATGGATGTCCATGTAAAGGACTCCGGCACCAGAACGGGAAAACGCAAGCTGACCAAAAAAGGCGACTCAGAGACCCGCAGACTGCTTTACTGTGCGGCCATGGCCGCTCGTAAAAGCGCCCGCTGGGCGGGTGTCTACCAAGGTTATCTCGACCGTGGCCTGGCGAAAACGCAGGCCCTGGTCATCCTCGCACGTAAGCTGGTCCGTATCGCCTTCGCGCTGATGAAGAGCCGTACTGACTACGTATCTATGCCTGCCTCATAA
- a CDS encoding c-type cytochrome, with amino-acid sequence MSDEVKAGEKLFWDRCHQCHESGLRNAPLIGNKKMWKSRIAKGEEVLLQHAIHGINKMPPRGNNPDLSDEDLHNIIRYMIFVVEDA; translated from the coding sequence ATGAGCGATGAGGTCAAGGCAGGAGAGAAGCTGTTCTGGGACCGCTGCCATCAATGCCATGAATCCGGGCTGCGCAATGCTCCCCTGATCGGCAACAAAAAGATGTGGAAGTCGCGTATTGCCAAAGGTGAAGAGGTGCTGTTGCAGCATGCCATTCATGGCATCAACAAGATGCCGCCGCGGGGGAACAACCCGGATCTCAGCGATGAGGATCTGCATAACATCATTCGCTACATGATCTTTGTGGTCGAAGACGCCTAA
- a CDS encoding DUF6164 family protein translates to MTTLLLNLRQVPEDEAQAVRALLDEHHIPFYETEPSLWGISFGGIWLSNPDDKDRAKTLLADYQEARGREQRQRYEQAQREGTAPTLIQRILEQPLRALAVMVAVTGLLLVTLVPFLTLG, encoded by the coding sequence ATGACCACACTCCTGCTCAATCTGCGTCAGGTCCCTGAAGACGAAGCCCAGGCTGTTCGTGCCCTGCTCGATGAGCACCACATTCCCTTCTACGAAACCGAACCCAGCCTGTGGGGCATTTCGTTTGGCGGCATCTGGTTGAGCAACCCGGATGACAAGGACAGAGCCAAAACACTGCTGGCAGATTATCAGGAGGCGCGGGGCCGGGAGCAGCGGCAACGCTATGAACAAGCGCAACGAGAGGGCACGGCCCCCACCCTGATACAGCGCATCCTCGAACAGCCCCTGCGCGCCCTGGCCGTTATGGTTGCAGTGACGGGGCTGCTGCTGGTCACGCTGGTGCCTTTTTTGACGCTGGGCTAG
- a CDS encoding oxygenase MpaB family protein: protein MTKRINVEKEIARLDPEKDCQRIAFLTSYLEFPWDMTRALELALFRTFAVPSIAELLDRTGEFTGDTQRRYDDTAVIVNEILENGYESERGQTFIKRMNRIHGSYDISNDDFLYTLSTFIYEPVRWLDKFGWRKLYPNERLALFHFWRAVGERMRIENIPQTYEAFEAWSLDYEAKTFANTDATVRVANATRDLLLSFYLPKPLWKSAEPLVYALMDEPLLNAMQYPLPSERMRNTVEGIMRLRARLMRILPHRKTPKLLTLEEFPSHPGGYSVEDIGPQHLRDKWRTP, encoded by the coding sequence ATGACAAAGCGCATCAATGTAGAAAAAGAGATTGCCCGCCTGGATCCCGAGAAGGATTGCCAGAGAATTGCGTTCCTGACGTCGTATCTGGAATTTCCCTGGGATATGACCCGGGCACTGGAGCTGGCGCTGTTTCGCACTTTTGCGGTACCCAGCATCGCAGAGTTACTGGACAGGACCGGTGAATTTACCGGCGACACACAGCGACGCTATGACGACACTGCGGTCATTGTTAACGAGATACTGGAAAACGGCTACGAATCCGAGCGTGGGCAAACGTTTATCAAGCGTATGAACCGGATCCACGGTAGCTACGACATCAGTAACGACGATTTTCTCTATACGCTTTCTACCTTTATCTATGAGCCGGTGCGCTGGCTGGACAAGTTCGGCTGGCGAAAGCTGTATCCCAATGAGCGGCTGGCTCTGTTCCATTTCTGGCGTGCGGTGGGCGAGCGCATGCGCATCGAGAATATTCCGCAGACCTATGAGGCGTTTGAAGCCTGGAGCCTGGATTACGAAGCGAAGACCTTTGCCAATACCGATGCCACGGTACGGGTAGCCAATGCCACCCGGGATCTGTTGCTGAGTTTCTATCTGCCCAAACCACTGTGGAAAAGCGCCGAGCCACTGGTGTATGCGCTGATGGATGAGCCGCTGTTGAATGCCATGCAATATCCCCTGCCCAGTGAGCGTATGCGCAATACGGTGGAAGGAATCATGCGTTTGCGGGCGCGGCTGATGCGTATTCTGCCGCATCGCAAGACGCCCAAGCTGCTGACGCTGGAAGAGTTTCCGAGCCATCCTGGTGGCTACAGCGTGGAGGATATCGGCCCGCAGCATTTGCGTGACAAGTGGCGGACCCCTTAG